Genomic segment of Nostoc sp. TCL240-02:
CTGCGGAACTTTCTTTATGGAATCTATTACAATGGCTCTTTACAAAGTACTTTAGCAGTCAATACTGATAGTAGTAATTGCCCAACAAAGCATAATTTAGCAGATAATTCCATCTTAGAAATTGATTGGAACTTTTACGAGCATCTACACGCCAGTAATCACGGCATAGGTTACTTTGACCCTCGATGGCAGGTATTGCGAAAAGAGCCTGATGGTACTATGGCGGTAACTAAAGGCGGTTTAACACTTTATGTTGAGCCAGACTGCCACCTTAAATCCAGCAAAAAATCTACCAAAGTGGGTGACATGGTAGCAATCTGGATGCCCAAAAATCGATTACAAAATGGCTCTTACTTGGCAGTTAGTAATATCGGACAGGAACGGCAAAGCAACCCCGATACTGATTTGGGAGCAGGGCGAATTTACTTTAACTTTACGCCATCTGGTGCGATCGCTCTCATGGAAAGCCTGACACTGCAATTAAACGCAGCCTCCATACCCTTCAGCTTTCAGGTTCTCCACAACCCTTCTGCATACGGACGCTATGATTCTGGGCTACTCTACTTTGAACTCCCCGACTATCCAGCAATCCGCACAATCCTTCAGGCTATTTATCTAGAAAATCAATCCCATTTCCAGCCCGAAATCCCTTTGTTTACCAAATTTTTAGCCCCAGGTTTAGGTTTAGCTGAAGAACCAACCCAAAAATTTGCCGCACAAGAAAGTTTTGGGATGAACCGTTGCCAAATTGTCGCTAATGCTTTGTTGGAAGCTTGGCAGAAAGGTAAGAATGCGATGGAGGAACGGATGGGGGTTATTGACCAACACTTTGCACGACATCTAATAGATTTACAGCGTCCTTATCTCAATCCCAGTTCTGAGGATATATATAAACCATTAAATTGATAGGAAATGGTGCAGGGAGCAGGGGAGGCAGGAAGACAAGGGGGACAAGGGGGACAAGTCTCTCTCTTGTCTCCCCCCTCTTCCTTGTCTCCCTTGTCTCTTCTTCATGTTCAATTCCCAATTCCCAATGCCCAATTCAAAATTCAAAATTCAAAATTCCACAATTACCGGCGTATGGTCGCTGGGTTGGGTTAATTTTCTGGGTTCGACATCAATAGTACAACTTGTAGCACGCTCATACAGCACGGGTGTGAGATAGTGATGGTCAATTCGCCAACCTAAGTTGCGACGAAAGGCGGCGGCGCGATAATCCCACCAGCTATAATTTCCGCCTTCTGTGGTGAATTTGCGAAAAGCATCGGCAAACCCTAGTTGCAGAATCTCGCGCAAGGCTTGACGCTCGGTTTCTGTTGCCATAATGTGATTTTCTGTACTCACTTGTTCGTGAATATCCTTGTCTTCTAGGGCAATGTTGAAGTCACCGCACACACAAATTGCAGGTTCTGACAGCGAAAGCAATCGCAAATACTCGTGTAGCGCTGTTAACCAGCGCAGTTTGTATTCATATTTTTCAGTTCCTACTGCTGCACCGTTGGGAACGTATAAGTTAACAATCCGAACACCATCAATTACACCTGTTATTACCCGTTTTTGCTCATCCCATTCATGGTGTAAGTCTGGCAAAATCGCCCTAAACCCGCTACTTACGTTTAAAAGTGGCTGGCGGCTAATCAGGGCTACGCCGTTATAAGATTTCTGTCCTGATATATAAAGGTTATAGCCCAACTGCTCAAAAGGCGATCGCGGAAACTCGGCATCCGCAACTTTGGTTTCTTGTAAGCAGAGAACATCAACGAGATTATTAGTTAACCAATCAGTAACCTGTTCGAGGCGAGTGCGAATTGAGTTGACGTTCCAAGTAGCGATTTTCATTAGTTATCAGAATTTTTTGAAACTTAATAATTACAAATTGTGTAATTATTGTACAATTACTTAATATTTATAATTTCTTTTCCATTTCCCAATTACGTTTAAACAAACCTTTAATCATTTGATCCCATTGAATATTTTAGTATTGTCAGCTACCAAATATTCAATTTTGTAAGTTCTGCTACAAAATATTCTACTTCATTATGATCCCCAAGACAGATGCAACAACTAATTGATTAGTTATACGTTAGAAATGTAACTCAGGTCTGACTTTTGCCGAATAATCCTTTAGATTTGTCGATATAAAATTTGCAGGATGGTTAATCGGTATTACGCTTTTGGTAGCCTGTTAGGTTAATTTAAATGTCAAAATAGTAAGTACAAATGCTCTGTTCTCATATAATAATGATGCAACTCATTATATTGAGGACAATTTCATAGACTGAACTAAAAAACTTATGAAAATCGCTCAAGTTGCCCCCTTATGGGAAAGGGTTCCACCTCCAACTTATGGAGGAATAGAACTGGTAGTGAGTCGCTTGACTGATGAACTTGTTCGTCGCGGTCATGAGGTAACATTATTTGCCTCTGGCGATTCTCAAACTTTGGCTCATTTAGAAGCAGTTTATCCGCGTGCATTGCGCTTAGATCCGAATGTTAAAGAGTATGCCGTGTACGAAATGCTAGAACTGAGCCAAGTTTACCAACGTGCTAAAGAATTCGATCTTATCCATTCTCATGTAGGGATTTCGGCATTACCTTTAGCGAGTTTCATAACAGCAACTTCTACAGTGCATACCCTGCACAATAATTTTACAAACGACACCCGTCACGCATTTAGCTATTACCAGAAGCAACCATACATCAGCATTAGTAACTCGCAACGTCAAGTCGATCTAAATTATGTTGGTACGGTTTATAACGGAATTGAGCTAGCAGATTATCCTTTCGTAGCCCAACCGTCAAAACCTCCATATTTGGCATTTTTAGGTCGTTTTTCACCAGCTAAAGGGCCACACCATGCGATCGCTATCGCAAAGCAGACTGGTTGGCATTTAAAGATGGCAGGAAAGGTTGATGTTGGCGACTCTGAGTTTTTTGAACAAGAGATTGCCCCCCACATTGATGGTCAGCAGATTGAATATCTCGGCGAAATTAACCACGCCGAAAAAACTGAACTTCTGGGCAATGCTGCCATAACTCTTTTTCCCATTAACTGGCAAGAACCTTTTGGATTAGTGATGATTGAATCAATGGCAACTGGTACACCAGTAATTGCCATGAATTTCGGCTCAGTACCTGAAGTAATTGCCCACGCTAAAACAGGCTTTATCTGCAAAAGCTATGCAGAAATGACGGCAATGATTCCCCTAGCTTTGGAACTCAATCGTCAAACCTGTCGAAAACATGTAGAAAGCAACTTTAGTGTTAACCAAATGGTTAACGGATATGAAGCTATTTACAGACAAATTATTAAAGACCGCATAGAATCGAATGGTCGCATTCATGCTACCAAAATACACTTTTAATCAACTGCTTTTTCTTGCTGAGTTTAAAACAACAAATTTTTTTAAGGAGGACATTGGTATGAGTACGAGAGCCAACACTTGCCCTTGTTGCGGTGGTTCCCTCCTGCGTCATGCTCGTCATGGTGAACTATATTGGTTTTGCCTGTCGTGCCGACAAGAAGTCCCACTCTTAACTGTTATTCGCTTACCTAATGTGGATACCCGGAACACCGGAGTTCTTCCCCAACCAGTGGTAAATACCTAGTTCTTGCAATTTTTAAATAGATAAAACTTGACTAGAAATCAATACTGATTTGTTTAGACCTATAAATTAGCTTCAACTGGTAAAATCGGATGGAGCTAATTGATAGGTTTAAAGCTTTGTTAGCAGCGTTACTTTATGGGCAAGAAGATTTACGGTTAGAGCAAGTTCCTGACCCTACACCGGCGGCTGGCGAAGTTGTAATTCAAGTAGGGGCAGCAACAACTTGTGGTACAGATTTGAAAGTTTGGCGGCGTGGTGGTCATGCCAAAATGCTGAAACCGCCGACGCTATTTGGTCACGAAGCTGCTGGGCGAATTGTTGCCTTGGGTGCAGGCGTTACAAATTGGCAAGTGGGCGATCGCATCGTTGCTAATAATTCTGCCCCATGTATGAAGTGCTTTTTTTGTCAACGCCAAGAGTATTCTTTATGCCCGAATCTGACCTGGAATAACGGGACTTTTGCGGAATACTTGAAAATTCCCGCATCCATAGTAGAGCATAATTTATTGCAGATTCCCGATAAGTTGCCGTGGGAATTGGCAGCCATGACGGAACCATTAGCTTGTGTGTTGCATGGTGTAGCCCGTTCTAATATCAAGCCCAAAGATCGAGTAGTCGTCTTGGGAGATGGGGCGATTGGGCTAATGTTTGTGGCGGCGTTGAGTGAGAAAGCTGAAGTGTTGCTGTGGGGAGGTAATAACCATCGGCTAGAAATTGGTCAAAAATTGGGTGTAACCCAGACCTTTAATTATCATCAAATCCCGGATATTGCTGGTGTAGTGAAAGAACTTACCCAAGGATGGGGCGCAGATGTGGTGATTGAAGCCACAGGTGTACCAAGTGTTTGGGAAACTGCGATCGCCTGCGCCCGTCCTGGTGCAACAGTTAACTTATTCGGTGGATGTCCACGAGATACCAGCATTACCGTCAATACAGAACAGTTACACTACAGCGAACTGACCATTAAAGGCGTGTTTCATAATACACCTGAGTATGTGCGGGAGGCGTTGGCACTTATCGCTAGTCGCAAAATTTCCTTTGAGTTACTTATTAGTGAACAGCGGCCATTAAAAGATTTAGAACAGGTGTTTTGTGAGATGAAGGCGCGACAGGTAATTAAGGTAGCGATGATTCCTTAGTTTTTTGCGGGGTACAGCACAGCAGATGCGATGAGTCTAGCCAAACAATTTTGAAAATCTGGACACTAAAGGATCTACAATTTACCATCTGGTAATAATTGGGGTGAAAACATTGCCCACAACGACTCATAGTAAGGGACAAAATAAGCAGCCTGTTGGGGTTCCAGACGAGACCGGATCTCGATGCCGAGCAAGTGAATCAATTGCCGCACCAATTCCCAACGTACCTTTAATCGGGGATACAGCATAACACACAGCGGAAATAGCTCTTGTTGTACGGCGCTAATGTTGTTCTCCAAAATACAAACCCATAGATAGACCTGGAACATCTCTGTATCACGAACACTCGAAATCTGAATGTTGGTGTCATCTAAACGGCCTGTGTAGCAGTAATAATCGGGATACAATTGCATCACCTGTTTCACGATGTTGGCCGCAATCTCACTGCACAAGGGCAAGAGTTGCTGGACTGCTTGTAACGGTGGCGCGTCGTAAGCATGTTGTGCTGCTGCCTGGTAAGCACGCTGGAGTGGCATGTAGAGATGGTCATCAATCACCTTGAAGTAAGCGCTCAACAATGGTTGCTGCGCTAGTGGTGTCAAGTTGAGCAGCATTTGTCCACTGTAGTGGAATTGCATACTAATGAACCCGATCACTCTAGGATCATTTGCTATGTACTTCTGCCGAATGTGTCCCAAATCCCTCGCAATCCAAGTAGAAAACTTTGGTGGGGGAATTTGTTGAGCATAGGCTGAGAGGGCAGTTTGATAAATCTGGTGAGCATCCTTTGTTACTGCCCACGGATCAATCAATTGAGCGTCAATTTGATGCCGAATTACCTCTTGAGACAAAAGTGCTTCCGTTTTTGCCCACGCTTGAACACTTGTGGTTCGGAGTGTCTGCATTAACGTTGTTGCAATCTCAGTTGCTATTCCACTGTGGTTGAGGGCTTCGACTTGATCGTCCTGTTCAGCTAGCTTTTGCAAATACTTCTTCGCCCATGCTTCTGAAAATACTTGGTTTGTTCCTGTATTAAAATCTTCTGGCTGTTCTGGAAATAATGAAATATTTTGTAAATTTATCGGCACCTGATTTATGTATCCAATAAAATATTTCTTAATCTTTTCCAGCATAGAAGAATAAATCTGACGACAAACACCGCAAGATTACGGAGTTTATTCTTTCTTCAAACTTAATTGCTGATTTTTTATTTTCTCTGGAAAAAGGCAATGCCTGTCTTGAAAAGTGACGCTCCTGCATCCCTAAAAGCGAACAAGTCGGCAAACCCGTTGTTAGCGCCTGGCTCGGCTTTTCGCTACAACGGGCGTAGCTGCCGCAACTTGATTTTTTACAATCGACTAGTATCTTTTGTAACTAACTTCCAGCCTTCAGCTTGGTCAATTAGCTTCATCGAATCTAGCTGGAGATTGTTGAAAGCAGATGTATGAAGCAGAAAGTAGGGTTGCCCGTTGTAGTGCCAATAATATTCTAGTTCGCCAACAGAAGCGGGAATGATGGTGCGATCGCTATAATAATCCAACGAGGGACGATGGTAGGGAAAAGATGTGTAAATCTTCCTCGTAGCTGGATTTGCCCGCGCAATCATAGCGGCGACTGGTTTAACTGGATAGGCTTCAGATAATTCCCAAACCCAGTAGTTAGATTTCATTAACAGCAGCAGCGAAAGATAACTTCCCCAAAACAAAATCTTTAGAAATTGCCCGTCGCCTCGTTCTGCCAAAATAGCTGCTAAGGTCATAGTTAAAGCTACTGCTGCAAAAATCAGTTGTAAGTCTGTTTGTGATGTTGTACCCCAACTGAAATAAATGCTACCAGCAGAAGCGACTACAGCAAGTATTGCCAAACCAGCAACCCAAGCACGGGGATAGGATGAGAGTAAAGGCGAATTTTCTGTATCTGATAATTGGATACCAAAAGCTAAAGCTAAACTAGGGTAAATCGGGAATAAATACCAAGGTACTTTGGTAATCATGAAAGAAATTACCAACAGATAAATACCACTCCACGCCATTACTAGTTTTGCCCAGCTAAGATTGCGATTTTCCCAGGTTAAGCGGACAGTTTGCGGTAAGAATAATAACCACGGCCATGTGTATTTGAGAAGTTCAATAACATAGTACCAAGGTGGTTCAGGATTACCCTCTACAAACGAGCCAATTCTACCTAGTGATGGGTTTACAATTCCAATTTGGGCGAAAGTGTAACCATAGTGAATTAGTTGGGCGCTATACCAAGCAGCTACAGGCAGAATACCAATGAAGATTGCTATCCAAAGATAGTAACAAGTAAGCAGTCGTGGCGTATCCCAAAAGAGAAATGCGATCGCGATCGCACCTAGCAACACACCTAGCAGTCCTTGAGTTAGGCAAATTAACCCAAAACTTACACCAACACCAAGGCAATAACGTAAATCTCGGCGCGATCGCAACACGCACAACATCATCAGCATCAAAAAACTTACCATCGCCCCATCCAACATTGCCAGCCGCCCATGACGCACCACAGGTAGCATTGTTAGATAAATTAAGGCGCTATAAATAGCAGCCCAACGTTGGCGAAATATCTCTCGAGCAATGCAATACAGTAAAGGTACAGATGTCGCTGTTAAAATTGCTCCAGGTAGACGAGTTGTCAACTCATTTTCGCCTCCTAGAGAATAAGCCCAGGCAATTAGCAAATGTATCAAAGGCGGCTTGTTATGATATG
This window contains:
- a CDS encoding T3SS effector HopA1 family protein → MLNYSINQPLNSLFDIAKNIQIEPNFCIYHPNYQPFALPTKVADRFQQNSVDLQQKYLTLLLRNFLYGIYYNGSLQSTLAVNTDSSNCPTKHNLADNSILEIDWNFYEHLHASNHGIGYFDPRWQVLRKEPDGTMAVTKGGLTLYVEPDCHLKSSKKSTKVGDMVAIWMPKNRLQNGSYLAVSNIGQERQSNPDTDLGAGRIYFNFTPSGAIALMESLTLQLNAASIPFSFQVLHNPSAYGRYDSGLLYFELPDYPAIRTILQAIYLENQSHFQPEIPLFTKFLAPGLGLAEEPTQKFAAQESFGMNRCQIVANALLEAWQKGKNAMEERMGVIDQHFARHLIDLQRPYLNPSSEDIYKPLN
- the xth gene encoding exodeoxyribonuclease III — its product is MKIATWNVNSIRTRLEQVTDWLTNNLVDVLCLQETKVADAEFPRSPFEQLGYNLYISGQKSYNGVALISRQPLLNVSSGFRAILPDLHHEWDEQKRVITGVIDGVRIVNLYVPNGAAVGTEKYEYKLRWLTALHEYLRLLSLSEPAICVCGDFNIALEDKDIHEQVSTENHIMATETERQALREILQLGFADAFRKFTTEGGNYSWWDYRAAAFRRNLGWRIDHHYLTPVLYERATSCTIDVEPRKLTQPSDHTPVIVEF
- a CDS encoding glycosyltransferase family 4 protein, yielding MKIAQVAPLWERVPPPTYGGIELVVSRLTDELVRRGHEVTLFASGDSQTLAHLEAVYPRALRLDPNVKEYAVYEMLELSQVYQRAKEFDLIHSHVGISALPLASFITATSTVHTLHNNFTNDTRHAFSYYQKQPYISISNSQRQVDLNYVGTVYNGIELADYPFVAQPSKPPYLAFLGRFSPAKGPHHAIAIAKQTGWHLKMAGKVDVGDSEFFEQEIAPHIDGQQIEYLGEINHAEKTELLGNAAITLFPINWQEPFGLVMIESMATGTPVIAMNFGSVPEVIAHAKTGFICKSYAEMTAMIPLALELNRQTCRKHVESNFSVNQMVNGYEAIYRQIIKDRIESNGRIHATKIHF
- a CDS encoding zinc-binding dehydrogenase, whose translation is MLAALLYGQEDLRLEQVPDPTPAAGEVVIQVGAATTCGTDLKVWRRGGHAKMLKPPTLFGHEAAGRIVALGAGVTNWQVGDRIVANNSAPCMKCFFCQRQEYSLCPNLTWNNGTFAEYLKIPASIVEHNLLQIPDKLPWELAAMTEPLACVLHGVARSNIKPKDRVVVLGDGAIGLMFVAALSEKAEVLLWGGNNHRLEIGQKLGVTQTFNYHQIPDIAGVVKELTQGWGADVVIEATGVPSVWETAIACARPGATVNLFGGCPRDTSITVNTEQLHYSELTIKGVFHNTPEYVREALALIASRKISFELLISEQRPLKDLEQVFCEMKARQVIKVAMIP
- a CDS encoding glycosyltransferase family 39 protein, giving the protein MQEGSFIWSHLEKQHRTVGRWIDWVWLIVLLLAAVLLFSINLGGLPLRDWDEGTVAQVAREIWHAPAGSMRWLFPTLGGEPYHNKPPLIHLLIAWAYSLGGENELTTRLPGAILTATSVPLLYCIAREIFRQRWAAIYSALIYLTMLPVVRHGRLAMLDGAMVSFLMLMMLCVLRSRRDLRYCLGVGVSFGLICLTQGLLGVLLGAIAIAFLFWDTPRLLTCYYLWIAIFIGILPVAAWYSAQLIHYGYTFAQIGIVNPSLGRIGSFVEGNPEPPWYYVIELLKYTWPWLLFLPQTVRLTWENRNLSWAKLVMAWSGIYLLVISFMITKVPWYLFPIYPSLALAFGIQLSDTENSPLLSSYPRAWVAGLAILAVVASAGSIYFSWGTTSQTDLQLIFAAVALTMTLAAILAERGDGQFLKILFWGSYLSLLLLMKSNYWVWELSEAYPVKPVAAMIARANPATRKIYTSFPYHRPSLDYYSDRTIIPASVGELEYYWHYNGQPYFLLHTSAFNNLQLDSMKLIDQAEGWKLVTKDTSRL